From a region of the Phragmites australis chromosome 21, lpPhrAust1.1, whole genome shotgun sequence genome:
- the LOC133903606 gene encoding transcription factor ILI7-like: protein MSSRRSRSRASGGASRISDEQIRDLVAKLQALLPEARLRSNDRVPSARVLQETCSYIRSLHREVDDLSDRLSELLDTADVSTAQAAIIRSLLM from the exons ATGTCTAGCCGGCGGTCGCGGTCCAGGGCGTCCGGTGGCGCGTCGAGGATCAGCGACGAGCAGATCAGAGACCTCGTCGCCAAGCTGCAGGCGCTCCTCCCCGAGGCGCGCCTCCGGAGCAACGACAGG GTGCCGTCGGCGAGGGTGCTGCAGGAGACGTGCAGCTACATCCGGAGCTTGCACCGGGAGGTCGACGACCTCAGCGACCGCCTCTCCGAGCTGCTCGACACCGCCGACGTCAGCACCGCGCAGGCCGCCATCATCCGCAGCTTGCTCATGTAG